One Salvelinus namaycush isolate Seneca chromosome 4, SaNama_1.0, whole genome shotgun sequence genomic window carries:
- the LOC120046502 gene encoding mRNA decay activator protein ZFP36L2-A-like isoform X1, with protein sequence MRDLLRQTSEKEMSATMLSALYDIDMLYKQDMNMNAMNHINSMLDNKAVGAPLTPTQSSNSFSFTPGFFRRNSTSNMEAMINSNKYSVNSYTNLKENTSSSSTAIMNKENKFRDRAYSENSDRSQQLQILQQKPGSQINSTRYKTELCRPFEENGACKYGEKCQFAHGYHELRNLSRHPKYKTEPCRTFHTIGFCPYGPRCHFIHNADERRPAPINANMQGEPKSARELCGYGQREVVPQQGGHNRDRPKLHHSQSFSGFSSHHGLESPLLESPTSRTPPPPSSCSPNYYEDMLSPNSMSCVNSAFNFPGQDLKALLAPLAMQTQNGYANNQFNAYYGNIQANVCPPSPPSYNMSHLQSLRRLNESPVFDSPPSPPDSLSDLESYASGSLSSSGSLSGSESPSLDAGKRLPIFSRLSISDD encoded by the exons ATGAGAGATCTACTGCGACAAACATCCGAAAAAGAGATGTCTGCAACCATGTTGTCCGCTTTGTACGACATCGACATGCTTTACAAG CAAGATATGAACATGAACGCTATGAATCACATCAATAGCATGCTGGATAATAAAGCGGTGGGGGCTCCACTGACACCTACACAGAGTTCCAACAGTTTTTCTTTCACGCCGGGATTTTTCCGTAGAAACTCGACCAGCAACATGGAAGCAATGATCAACAGCAACAAGTACTCCGTCAACTCctacactaatttgaaggagaACACGAGCAGCAGCAGCACTGCCATTATGAACAAGGAGAACAAGTTCCGTGACAGGGCATACAGCGAGAACAGTGACCGCAGCCAGCAGCTGCAGATCCTACAGCAGAAGCCGGGCTCTCAGATCAACTCCACGCGCTACAAGACCGAACTCTGCAGGCCCTTCGAGGAGAACGGGGCATGCAAATATGGAGAGAAGTGCCAGTTTGCTCACGGCTACCACGAGCTGAGAAATTTGTCTCGTCACCCCAAGTACAAAACCGAGCCATGTCGCACTTTCCACACTATTGGCTTCTGCCCCTACGGTCCCCGCTGTCATTTTATCCACAACGCTGATGAGCGCAGACCTGCTCCAATCAACGCCAACATGCAGGGGGAACCCAAGTCTGCTCGGGAGCTCTGTGGCTATGGTCAAAGGGAGGTTGTTCCGCAGCAAGGTGGGCACAACCGGGACAGACCAAAGCTTCACCACAGCCAGAGTTTTTCCGGCTTTTCCAGCCACCATGGACTTGAGTCGCCACTGCTCGAGAGCCCCACGTCGCGCACCCCACCACCCCCCTCTTCTTGCTCTCCCAACTATTATGAGGACATGCTGTCTCCCAACTCCATGTCTTGTGTGAACAGTGCATTCAATTTTCCTGGGCAGGACCTGAAAGCCTTACTTGCTCCCCTTGCCATGCAAACTCAGAACGGCTATGCCAACAACCAGTTCAACGCCTACTACGGGAACATTCAAGCTAACGTGTgccccccttctcccccttcaTACAACATGAGCCACTTGCAGTCCCTGCGCCGCCTCAACGAGTCGCCGGTGTTCGACTCGCCTCCCAGCCCACCCGACTCCCTCTCAGACCTGGAGAGCTATGCGAGCGGGTCCCTCAGCTCTTCTGGGAGTCTCAGCGGCTCCGAGTCCCCAAGTTTGGATGCTGGGAAACGTCTGCCAATCTTCAGCAGGCTGTCGATTTCAGATGACTAA
- the LOC120046502 gene encoding mRNA decay activator protein ZFP36L2-A-like isoform X2, which yields MNMNAMNHINSMLDNKAVGAPLTPTQSSNSFSFTPGFFRRNSTSNMEAMINSNKYSVNSYTNLKENTSSSSTAIMNKENKFRDRAYSENSDRSQQLQILQQKPGSQINSTRYKTELCRPFEENGACKYGEKCQFAHGYHELRNLSRHPKYKTEPCRTFHTIGFCPYGPRCHFIHNADERRPAPINANMQGEPKSARELCGYGQREVVPQQGGHNRDRPKLHHSQSFSGFSSHHGLESPLLESPTSRTPPPPSSCSPNYYEDMLSPNSMSCVNSAFNFPGQDLKALLAPLAMQTQNGYANNQFNAYYGNIQANVCPPSPPSYNMSHLQSLRRLNESPVFDSPPSPPDSLSDLESYASGSLSSSGSLSGSESPSLDAGKRLPIFSRLSISDD from the coding sequence ATGAACATGAACGCTATGAATCACATCAATAGCATGCTGGATAATAAAGCGGTGGGGGCTCCACTGACACCTACACAGAGTTCCAACAGTTTTTCTTTCACGCCGGGATTTTTCCGTAGAAACTCGACCAGCAACATGGAAGCAATGATCAACAGCAACAAGTACTCCGTCAACTCctacactaatttgaaggagaACACGAGCAGCAGCAGCACTGCCATTATGAACAAGGAGAACAAGTTCCGTGACAGGGCATACAGCGAGAACAGTGACCGCAGCCAGCAGCTGCAGATCCTACAGCAGAAGCCGGGCTCTCAGATCAACTCCACGCGCTACAAGACCGAACTCTGCAGGCCCTTCGAGGAGAACGGGGCATGCAAATATGGAGAGAAGTGCCAGTTTGCTCACGGCTACCACGAGCTGAGAAATTTGTCTCGTCACCCCAAGTACAAAACCGAGCCATGTCGCACTTTCCACACTATTGGCTTCTGCCCCTACGGTCCCCGCTGTCATTTTATCCACAACGCTGATGAGCGCAGACCTGCTCCAATCAACGCCAACATGCAGGGGGAACCCAAGTCTGCTCGGGAGCTCTGTGGCTATGGTCAAAGGGAGGTTGTTCCGCAGCAAGGTGGGCACAACCGGGACAGACCAAAGCTTCACCACAGCCAGAGTTTTTCCGGCTTTTCCAGCCACCATGGACTTGAGTCGCCACTGCTCGAGAGCCCCACGTCGCGCACCCCACCACCCCCCTCTTCTTGCTCTCCCAACTATTATGAGGACATGCTGTCTCCCAACTCCATGTCTTGTGTGAACAGTGCATTCAATTTTCCTGGGCAGGACCTGAAAGCCTTACTTGCTCCCCTTGCCATGCAAACTCAGAACGGCTATGCCAACAACCAGTTCAACGCCTACTACGGGAACATTCAAGCTAACGTGTgccccccttctcccccttcaTACAACATGAGCCACTTGCAGTCCCTGCGCCGCCTCAACGAGTCGCCGGTGTTCGACTCGCCTCCCAGCCCACCCGACTCCCTCTCAGACCTGGAGAGCTATGCGAGCGGGTCCCTCAGCTCTTCTGGGAGTCTCAGCGGCTCCGAGTCCCCAAGTTTGGATGCTGGGAAACGTCTGCCAATCTTCAGCAGGCTGTCGATTTCAGATGACTAA